In Lotus japonicus ecotype B-129 chromosome 5, LjGifu_v1.2, one genomic interval encodes:
- the LOC130720757 gene encoding zinc finger protein ZAT10-like encodes MAMEALNSPTTTAPSFTFNDHPTLRHPAEPWAKRKRSKRSRSCSEEEYLALCLIMLARGGAATTTATPPLQPATAPSGSSRLSYKCSVCDKAFPSYQALGGHKASHRKHSGGGGEDHSAGATSSAVATTTSSANTGSGGKAHECSICHKSFPTGQALGGHKRCHYEGGGGSSSATASEGVGSTHTVSHSHHRDFDLNIPALPEFPSTKAGEDEVESPHPVMKKKQRVFMIPKIEIPQLH; translated from the coding sequence ATGGCTATGGAAGCCCTCAACtcacccaccaccaccgccccATCCTTCACGTTCAACGACCACCCAACCCTCCGTCACCCGGCGGAGCCGTGGGCAAAACGGAAACGCTCCAAGCGATCTCGTTCATGCTCCGAGGAAGAGTACCTCGCTCTCTGCCTCATCATGCTCGCTCGCGgcggcgccgccaccaccactgccaccccTCCGCTGCAACCGGCAACCGCTCCTTCCGGTTCCTCCAGGCTCAGCTACAAGTGCTCCGTGTGCGACAAGGCCTTCCCTTCCTACCAAGCGCTCGGCGGACACAAGGCCAGCCACCGCAAACACTCCGGCGGCGGGGGTGAAGATCATTCCGCTGGCGCCACCTCCTCTGCCGTTGCCACCACCACAAGTTCTGCTAACACCGGAAGTGGAGGTAAGGCTCATGAGTGTTCCATCTGCCACAAATCCTTCCCCACCGGCCAGGCCTTAGGAGGACACAAGCGTTGCCACTATGAAGGTGGTGGTGGGAGCAGCAGCGCTACCGCGTCAGAAGGTGTTGGATCCACCCACACCGTGAGCCACAGCCACCACCGTGACTTCGATCTGAACATACCCGCTCTGCCGGAGTTTCCAAGCACCAAGGCCGGAGAAGACGAGGTTGAGAGCCCTCACcctgtgatgaagaagaagcaaCGTGTTTTCATGATACCCAAGATCGAAATCCCTCAACTCCATTGA